One stretch of Chitinophaga pendula DNA includes these proteins:
- a CDS encoding TetR/AcrR family transcriptional regulator, producing the protein MKTAKNSTEEQIIEAARKIFTRKGLAGARMQDIADEAGINKAMLHYYYRSKDALFELVFREALDKMIGRMNVILEGPLSFREMISALVENYIQQIGENPYLPVFVMNELHQQPMEFLQQLQQRRNFPNVARFLQTVQRASEAGEIRSVNPIQLMLSIISMCIFPFMARPMAQLVAGLSDQQFDRLMEERKREVVDFILAGLRP; encoded by the coding sequence ATGAAGACAGCGAAGAACAGTACGGAGGAGCAGATCATTGAGGCGGCCCGGAAGATATTTACCAGGAAGGGATTAGCGGGAGCGCGTATGCAGGATATAGCGGATGAGGCAGGGATTAACAAGGCGATGCTGCATTATTATTACCGTAGTAAGGATGCGTTGTTTGAGCTGGTGTTCCGGGAGGCGTTGGACAAGATGATCGGGCGGATGAATGTGATCCTGGAAGGGCCCTTGTCTTTTAGGGAGATGATCAGTGCATTGGTGGAGAACTACATACAGCAGATCGGTGAGAATCCTTATTTGCCGGTATTTGTGATGAATGAGTTGCATCAGCAGCCGATGGAGTTTCTGCAACAATTGCAGCAGCGCCGTAATTTCCCTAATGTGGCGCGTTTCCTGCAGACGGTGCAACGGGCCAGTGAAGCCGGCGAGATCCGTTCTGTCAACCCGATACAGCTGATGCTGAGTATTATATCGATGTGTATATTTCCCTTTATGGCAAGGCCGATGGCGCAGTTGGTGGCGGGGTTAAGCGATCAGCAGTTTGACCGGCTGATGGAGGAGCGGAAGCGGGAAGTGGTGGATTTTATCCTGGCCGGGTTGAGGCCCTGA
- a CDS encoding TolC family protein: MKNFIWLYLLLLAWQVHGQDSAVLSLAEVQQRAREHYPLLPQKQVWEQILRLQLQHTNSAYRPQAELNGQATYQSEVTQVPIQVPGINIPAIAKDQYKATIDIRQLLYDGGMARDQRALQTVQQQAEQQQVEVELYKVKQQVTQSYFNALLAEAYISTALSAQEDIRQRIEKLEAGVQNGTVLPSNVDLLKAEQLKARQQEISARASRQAALDIMGLLTDQALAGAVKLVMPASVSTLEKKGMEVIQRPELQLYQLRAGILDRQLQLSTNKQRPRISAFVQGGYGRPGLNMLENQFRGYYMGGVRLNWTLWNWHYDRTERQILRLQQQNIWHQEETFTLNTRLQLTQQAAEIGQLQETLVMDKDIIALRSRVKMAAAAQLDNGVITVHDYLTDLNAEIQAGITQRTHEIQLALAHINYQLTKGN; this comes from the coding sequence ATGAAAAATTTCATTTGGCTTTACCTGTTATTGCTGGCCTGGCAGGTGCATGGGCAGGACAGCGCGGTTTTGTCGCTGGCGGAGGTGCAGCAGCGGGCGCGTGAGCATTATCCGTTGTTGCCGCAAAAGCAGGTCTGGGAGCAGATATTGCGGCTACAGTTACAGCATACTAACAGTGCCTATCGTCCGCAGGCGGAGTTGAACGGGCAGGCTACTTACCAGTCGGAGGTGACACAGGTGCCTATCCAGGTACCCGGTATCAACATTCCGGCTATTGCCAAGGACCAGTATAAGGCGACGATCGACATCCGGCAATTGTTGTACGACGGCGGGATGGCCCGTGATCAGCGGGCATTGCAGACGGTACAGCAGCAAGCGGAGCAGCAGCAAGTGGAAGTGGAGTTGTACAAGGTAAAGCAGCAGGTAACGCAATCGTATTTCAATGCATTGCTGGCGGAGGCTTATATCAGTACGGCGTTGTCGGCACAGGAAGATATCCGGCAGCGGATTGAAAAGCTGGAGGCAGGGGTGCAGAACGGTACGGTGTTGCCTTCCAATGTAGACCTGTTGAAGGCGGAGCAGCTGAAGGCCCGGCAGCAGGAGATCAGTGCCCGGGCTTCCCGGCAGGCGGCGCTGGACATTATGGGGTTGCTGACGGACCAAGCGTTGGCGGGAGCGGTGAAACTGGTGATGCCGGCGTCAGTGTCCACACTGGAGAAAAAGGGTATGGAAGTGATCCAACGGCCTGAGCTGCAACTGTACCAGCTGCGGGCGGGGATACTGGACCGGCAGCTGCAACTGAGTACGAACAAGCAGCGGCCCCGTATCAGCGCATTTGTACAAGGAGGTTATGGACGGCCGGGATTGAATATGCTGGAGAACCAGTTCCGCGGGTATTATATGGGCGGTGTCCGGTTGAACTGGACGTTGTGGAACTGGCATTATGACCGGACGGAGCGGCAGATATTACGTTTACAGCAACAGAACATTTGGCACCAGGAAGAGACTTTTACGCTGAACACCCGCCTGCAGCTGACGCAGCAGGCGGCTGAGATCGGACAGTTGCAGGAGACGCTGGTGATGGACAAAGACATCATTGCCCTGCGCAGCCGGGTGAAAATGGCGGCAGCGGCGCAGCTGGACAACGGCGTGATCACCGTACATGACTATCTCACCGACCTGAATGCGGAGATACAGGCGGGCATCACACAGCGTACACACGAGATACAGCTGGCGCTGGCACATATCAACTATCAACTTACCAAAGGCAATTAA
- a CDS encoding HlyD family secretion protein — protein sequence MYTNKHKPVILTATGLLIGLLFSACNNNGAHADAYGNFEAVEVIVGAEGTGKLKQFAVEEGKQLAAGEEVGRIDATQLSLKKEQLRANIQAVLSKRPDAEPQLQVIREQIVTQRREQQRISNLVKLSAATTKQLDDINAQIVLLEKQYASLQSQLRTQLMGLSAETHPLQAQIAQLDDQLQQSRVVNPVNGTVLTRYAEQGEIVSYGKALYKIADLSSLLLRAYIGEEQLGSVKIGQTVTVRTDLPEGKYKEWPGTVTWISAEAEFTPKVIQTKEERTNLVYAMKVKVKNDGSLKLGMPGEVILQKK from the coding sequence ATGTATACTAACAAGCACAAGCCGGTAATACTAACGGCAACGGGCCTATTGATAGGTCTATTATTCAGTGCCTGTAATAATAACGGCGCTCACGCAGACGCCTATGGCAACTTCGAAGCAGTGGAGGTGATCGTAGGAGCGGAGGGCACGGGCAAGCTGAAGCAGTTTGCTGTAGAGGAAGGCAAGCAGCTGGCTGCCGGCGAAGAGGTAGGTCGGATTGATGCTACACAGCTGTCGCTGAAAAAGGAACAGTTGCGTGCTAACATACAGGCAGTACTCAGTAAACGTCCGGATGCGGAGCCACAGCTGCAGGTGATCCGGGAGCAGATTGTGACGCAGCGGCGGGAGCAGCAGCGTATCAGCAACCTGGTGAAGCTGAGTGCGGCGACGACCAAACAGCTGGATGATATCAACGCGCAGATCGTATTGCTGGAGAAACAGTATGCCTCTTTGCAGTCTCAGCTGCGTACACAGCTGATGGGATTGAGTGCGGAGACACATCCTTTGCAGGCGCAGATCGCCCAGCTGGATGATCAGCTGCAACAGTCGCGGGTGGTGAATCCGGTGAATGGTACGGTACTGACCCGGTATGCGGAGCAGGGGGAGATCGTGAGTTACGGGAAGGCGCTGTACAAGATTGCCGACTTGTCGTCGCTATTGCTGCGGGCCTACATAGGAGAAGAGCAGTTGGGCAGTGTGAAGATCGGGCAAACGGTGACGGTACGGACCGATCTGCCGGAAGGTAAATACAAGGAGTGGCCCGGTACGGTTACCTGGATATCTGCGGAAGCGGAGTTTACCCCGAAGGTGATACAGACGAAAGAGGAGCGTACCAACCTGGTATATGCGATGAAGGTAAAAGTAAAAAACGACGGCAGCCTGAAACTAGGTATGCCCGGCGAAGTGATACTGCAAAAAAAGTAG
- a CDS encoding ABC transporter ATP-binding protein yields the protein MASPIIVQGIHKTFGAVKALHDISFEVGSGELFGLIGPDGAGKSTLFRILTTLLIADEGKAQVAGYEVVKDYKAIRRQVGYMPGRFSLYQDLTVEENLQFFAAIFNTSIAENYALVRDIYEQIAPFKDRPAGKLSGGMKQKLALCCALIHKPAVLFLDEPTTGVDPVSRKEFWEMLQRLKEKGIPMLVSTPYMDEAVLCDRIALMQKGVLLGIDTPENIIRQFDKPIWAVRADNMYQLIQDIRQFDQTASCYAFGEYLHVTLQGGEQDLPPLRQYLHGRHHEGLVLSAISAGIEDCFISLMEATVG from the coding sequence ATGGCATCACCGATCATAGTGCAAGGCATACATAAAACTTTCGGAGCGGTGAAGGCGCTGCATGATATTTCTTTCGAGGTGGGCAGCGGTGAACTGTTCGGATTGATAGGCCCTGACGGGGCTGGTAAATCTACGCTGTTCCGTATTCTCACCACCCTATTAATAGCCGATGAAGGAAAGGCCCAGGTAGCGGGATATGAGGTGGTGAAGGATTATAAGGCGATCCGGCGGCAGGTGGGGTATATGCCCGGTCGTTTCTCGTTGTACCAGGATCTGACGGTAGAAGAAAACCTGCAGTTCTTTGCCGCTATCTTCAACACCTCCATAGCGGAGAACTATGCGCTGGTACGTGACATTTATGAGCAGATCGCGCCCTTTAAGGACCGGCCTGCGGGGAAATTGTCCGGTGGTATGAAACAGAAGCTGGCTTTGTGTTGTGCGCTGATACATAAACCTGCGGTATTATTCCTGGATGAGCCTACGACAGGTGTAGACCCGGTATCGCGTAAAGAGTTCTGGGAAATGTTGCAGCGGCTGAAAGAGAAAGGTATCCCCATGCTGGTGTCTACTCCCTATATGGATGAGGCGGTGCTGTGTGACCGGATTGCCTTGATGCAGAAAGGCGTATTGCTGGGTATTGATACCCCGGAAAATATTATCCGGCAGTTTGACAAACCGATCTGGGCGGTGCGTGCGGACAATATGTATCAGCTGATACAGGATATCCGGCAGTTTGACCAGACGGCCAGCTGTTATGCTTTCGGGGAGTACCTGCATGTGACTTTGCAGGGCGGTGAGCAGGACCTGCCTCCTTTACGGCAGTACCTGCATGGGCGGCATCATGAAGGCCTGGTGCTCTCGGCGATCAGTGCCGGTATAGAAGATTGTTTTATATCACTCATGGAGGCGACTGTAGGATAA
- a CDS encoding ABC transporter ATP-binding protein has translation MKVIETKALTRKFGDFIATNAITFEVEQGEIFGFLGANGAGKTTAMRMLCGLLRPSSGEAKVAGYDVYTQTERIKRNIGYMSQKFSLYEDLTVKENIRFYGGIYGLRNTAIREKTASLLGKLQLEKEADQLVSALPLGWKQKLSFSIAILHDPSIVFLDEPTGGVDPITRRQFWDLIYEAAHQGVTVFVTTHYMDEAEYCDRVSIMVDGRIQALDTPRRLKEHYQADSMNEVFLQLARGK, from the coding sequence ATGAAGGTAATAGAGACAAAAGCGCTCACCCGTAAGTTCGGCGATTTTATTGCGACGAATGCTATCACGTTCGAGGTGGAGCAGGGGGAGATATTCGGGTTCCTGGGAGCTAATGGCGCCGGCAAAACGACCGCGATGCGTATGTTGTGCGGTCTGCTGCGTCCTTCTTCCGGGGAGGCGAAGGTAGCGGGATATGATGTGTATACGCAGACGGAGCGGATCAAACGGAACATTGGCTACATGAGTCAGAAGTTCTCGCTGTACGAGGACCTGACGGTGAAGGAGAACATCCGTTTCTATGGTGGTATTTACGGGCTCCGTAATACCGCCATCCGGGAAAAGACGGCTTCTTTGCTGGGCAAGCTGCAGCTGGAAAAAGAGGCTGATCAGCTGGTGAGTGCGTTGCCATTGGGCTGGAAGCAGAAGTTATCATTTTCCATCGCGATACTGCATGATCCATCCATTGTATTCCTGGATGAGCCTACGGGAGGGGTAGATCCTATTACCCGGCGGCAGTTCTGGGACCTGATCTATGAGGCGGCGCATCAGGGCGTGACGGTATTTGTAACGACCCATTATATGGATGAAGCGGAATATTGCGACCGGGTCTCTATCATGGTAGACGGCCGCATACAGGCGCTGGACACCCCGCGGCGGCTGAAAGAACATTACCAGGCAGACAGTATGAATGAGGTGTTCCTGCAACTGGCGAGGGGAAAATAG
- a CDS encoding ABC transporter permease, with protein sequence MYQFFVFARKECYHIFRDRRTLLILFGMPVVQIILFGFAITNEIKHAKIAVLDQANDHYSQQLTARLQASGYFDVVQRLRGQQAITPAFREGDIKMTVVIPPGFTQDFFHKKEAQVQLLADASDPNTATTLVNYATVIITGYQQELSGQQALPLTIHTLVRMAYNPSLKSVFLFVPGVMTLILLLVSAMMTSITIAREKELGTMEILLVSPLPPALIIVGKVVPYILLSFINALVILGLGVTMFGMPVKGSLVLLLLECVLFVLTSLSLGILISTVTATQQAAMMASMMGLLMPTVMLSGFVFPIESMPKPLQIISNVMPARWFISILKDIMLKGSGLKDIWVQTVILFGMTLFFIGLSIRKFKIRLS encoded by the coding sequence ATGTATCAGTTTTTTGTATTTGCCCGTAAGGAGTGCTATCATATTTTCCGCGACCGGCGTACGCTGCTCATTCTTTTCGGGATGCCGGTAGTGCAGATCATTCTGTTTGGTTTTGCGATCACCAACGAGATCAAACACGCCAAGATCGCGGTGCTGGACCAGGCGAACGATCATTACAGTCAGCAGCTGACGGCGCGGCTCCAGGCTTCCGGTTACTTTGACGTGGTGCAGCGACTACGTGGGCAGCAGGCGATCACACCTGCGTTCCGGGAGGGAGACATCAAAATGACGGTCGTGATACCACCTGGTTTTACACAGGATTTTTTCCATAAGAAGGAGGCCCAGGTGCAGTTGCTGGCAGACGCGAGCGATCCTAATACCGCGACTACGCTGGTCAACTATGCGACGGTGATCATCACTGGGTATCAGCAGGAGCTGAGTGGACAGCAAGCATTGCCGCTCACGATCCATACGTTGGTACGGATGGCGTACAATCCTTCGCTGAAGAGCGTATTTCTGTTCGTACCCGGTGTGATGACACTGATCCTGTTGCTGGTATCGGCTATGATGACCAGTATCACCATTGCCAGAGAGAAGGAGTTAGGTACCATGGAGATATTACTGGTATCGCCCTTGCCGCCGGCATTGATCATCGTGGGGAAGGTGGTGCCCTACATCCTGTTGTCTTTTATCAATGCGCTGGTGATATTGGGATTGGGGGTGACGATGTTTGGCATGCCGGTGAAAGGCAGCCTGGTATTGTTGCTGTTGGAATGTGTATTGTTTGTACTTACTTCTTTGTCGCTGGGTATCCTGATATCTACGGTTACGGCTACCCAGCAGGCAGCTATGATGGCATCTATGATGGGGCTGCTGATGCCTACGGTGATGCTTTCCGGCTTTGTATTTCCCATAGAGAGCATGCCGAAGCCTTTACAGATCATTTCAAATGTGATGCCGGCCCGTTGGTTTATTTCCATACTGAAGGATATTATGCTGAAAGGATCGGGGCTGAAGGACATCTGGGTACAGACGGTGATCCTGTTTGGGATGACGTTGTTCTTTATCGGGCTGAGTATCCGCAAATTTAAAATCCGGTTGAGCTAA
- a CDS encoding ABC transporter permease, which produces MRTIRFILQKEFLQIFRNKAMLRIILIVPIVQLLVLSNAANYEVRNMALDVVDHDQSSWSRQLVQKLLASGYFHLHRQTFDAGEAYADLRQDKADVVFNIAAGFERKLVREDEVSIQLLVNAINGSKAGLANGYASSIINDFNRRIRLEWLALDKRQGPPVMAVAASNWFNVRLDYKAFMVPGILVVLVTMIGAFLSGMNIVKEKEIGTIEQLNVTPIRKHHFILGKLLPFWIIALFELAVGLIIGKLVFHLHIAGSMLLIFAFAAIYMWVMLGMGLFISTITDTQQQAMFIAWFFIIIFMLMSGLFTPIESMPAWAQAITKANPIAYFVKVIRMVMLKGSGWRDIQYYCYIMVLLAVVMNGIAILNYRKTSG; this is translated from the coding sequence ATGCGTACTATACGATTCATTTTACAGAAGGAGTTCCTGCAGATATTCCGTAACAAGGCGATGTTACGTATCATATTGATCGTACCTATTGTGCAGTTGCTGGTGTTATCGAATGCGGCAAACTATGAGGTCCGCAATATGGCGCTGGACGTGGTGGACCATGACCAGTCGTCCTGGTCCCGGCAGCTGGTACAAAAGCTGCTGGCATCCGGTTATTTCCATCTGCACCGGCAGACGTTCGACGCGGGGGAGGCTTATGCTGATCTGCGGCAGGACAAGGCGGATGTGGTCTTCAATATTGCGGCGGGGTTCGAGCGTAAGCTGGTGCGGGAGGATGAAGTGAGTATACAGTTGCTGGTGAATGCGATCAACGGCAGCAAGGCCGGACTGGCGAACGGCTATGCCAGCAGTATCATTAATGATTTTAACCGCAGGATACGGCTGGAATGGCTGGCGCTGGACAAGCGGCAGGGGCCTCCCGTGATGGCCGTTGCAGCCTCCAACTGGTTCAATGTACGGCTAGATTACAAGGCCTTTATGGTACCTGGCATATTGGTGGTGCTGGTGACGATGATCGGGGCTTTTTTGTCCGGGATGAATATTGTAAAGGAAAAGGAGATTGGTACGATAGAGCAGTTAAATGTGACACCTATACGCAAGCATCACTTTATACTCGGTAAGCTGCTGCCTTTCTGGATCATTGCGCTTTTTGAGCTGGCGGTGGGGCTGATCATCGGTAAGCTGGTCTTTCACCTGCATATTGCCGGGAGTATGCTGTTGATATTTGCTTTTGCAGCGATCTATATGTGGGTGATGCTGGGGATGGGGCTGTTTATCTCTACGATCACGGACACGCAGCAGCAGGCGATGTTCATTGCCTGGTTCTTTATCATCATTTTTATGCTGATGAGCGGGCTGTTTACGCCTATAGAGAGTATGCCTGCCTGGGCACAGGCGATCACCAAGGCGAACCCTATTGCTTATTTCGTAAAGGTGATACGGATGGTGATGTTGAAGGGGAGTGGCTGGCGGGATATCCAGTACTACTGTTATATCATGGTGTTGCTGGCGGTGGTGATGAACGGAATTGCCATTCTGAATTATCGTAAGACAAGCGGATAA
- a CDS encoding aminotransferase-like domain-containing protein: protein MLKTADHLYLQIADQIAQMIDKEVLKFGDKLPSVRTVSKEQGVSLSTAFQAYYHLEGKGLIESRPKSGYYVKFCTRRLPPPIPIACEPVKKATEVTVDEMMNKVIQQITAPDVLNLAMAVPPVAMLPSAKISKAVIQAMRSMPANGVGYDPVQGNLLLRRQIARISMLWGGTVTEDDIVTTNGCSDALTLCLGATTRPGDTIALESPAYYGTLQLAESLGLKVLEVPTHPVTGVDLQYLDTAIPRHKIKACLFVTNFNNPLGACMPDRNKQELVRILEKHEIPLIEDDIYGDMYFGKQRPALCKTFDKQGYVLLCNSFSKSLAPGYRVGWTIPGRYKDKVMRQKIVHAISCSSLPHAAIGHFLENGRYEHHLRQLRTALHTQYLRYVQAIGEYFPEDTRVNRPQGGFVLWLALPQHVNTYELLEMALKHKIAFAPGRLFSLQDRYNNCLRVSYGHPWSKQVDDALKTLGKLAGKLAQRNN from the coding sequence ATGCTAAAGACCGCCGATCATTTATATCTGCAGATAGCTGACCAGATCGCACAAATGATAGATAAAGAGGTGCTGAAATTCGGGGACAAGCTCCCTTCCGTACGCACCGTTAGCAAAGAACAGGGCGTCAGCCTCAGCACCGCCTTCCAGGCATACTATCACCTCGAAGGCAAAGGGCTGATAGAATCGAGGCCCAAGTCCGGCTACTATGTCAAATTCTGCACACGCCGCCTGCCGCCACCGATACCCATCGCCTGCGAACCGGTCAAAAAAGCCACAGAGGTTACCGTCGATGAAATGATGAATAAGGTGATCCAGCAGATCACTGCCCCCGACGTACTCAACTTAGCCATGGCAGTACCTCCCGTCGCTATGCTGCCGTCGGCCAAGATCAGCAAGGCTGTTATCCAGGCCATGCGCAGCATGCCGGCAAACGGCGTCGGTTATGATCCGGTACAGGGCAACCTCCTCCTCCGCCGGCAGATCGCCCGCATCTCCATGCTCTGGGGTGGTACCGTCACGGAAGACGATATAGTCACCACCAACGGCTGCTCCGACGCCCTCACCTTATGCCTGGGCGCTACTACCCGCCCCGGCGATACCATCGCCCTGGAAAGCCCTGCCTATTACGGCACCCTCCAGCTGGCAGAAAGCCTGGGCCTCAAAGTACTCGAAGTACCCACCCATCCCGTTACCGGCGTCGACCTCCAATATCTGGATACCGCCATCCCCCGCCACAAAATCAAAGCTTGCCTCTTCGTCACCAATTTCAATAATCCACTGGGCGCCTGCATGCCGGATCGTAACAAACAAGAACTGGTACGCATACTCGAAAAACATGAAATACCACTGATAGAAGACGATATATATGGTGATATGTATTTCGGCAAACAACGCCCTGCCTTGTGTAAGACATTCGACAAACAGGGCTATGTACTGCTCTGCAACTCCTTCTCCAAATCACTGGCACCGGGCTATCGCGTAGGCTGGACCATCCCCGGCCGGTATAAAGACAAAGTAATGCGGCAGAAGATCGTACATGCCATCTCCTGCTCTTCCCTGCCTCATGCTGCCATCGGTCACTTCCTGGAGAATGGCCGCTACGAACACCACCTCCGCCAGCTACGCACCGCCCTGCACACACAATACCTGCGCTATGTACAGGCGATCGGCGAATACTTCCCGGAAGATACCCGCGTCAACCGCCCACAGGGTGGCTTCGTACTCTGGCTCGCACTACCACAACATGTCAATACCTATGAGCTGCTGGAAATGGCACTCAAACATAAGATCGCCTTCGCACCAGGCAGACTGTTCTCCTTGCAGGACCGCTATAACAACTGCCTGCGGGTATCCTATGGACATCCCTGGAGTAAACAGGTAGATGACGCCCTTAAGACATTGGGGAAACTGGCCGGCAAACTGGCACAACGCAACAACTGA
- a CDS encoding SDR family oxidoreductase has protein sequence MTSNDVKGKVILIAGGAKNLGGLLSRNFAAKGAKLVIHYNSKSTQSDAEKTLAAVQQAGADAVLVQSDLTDVKNISALFDAGIATFGGIDIAINTVGKVLKKPFLDTTEAEYDSMSDINAKVAYFFIQEAGKKLNDHGRICTIVTSLLAAYTGLYSTYGGLKAPVEHFTRAASKEFGGRHISVTAVAPGPMDTPFFYGQETDDAVAYHKSAAALGGLTNIRDIAPLVEFLVTDGWWITGQTIFANGGYTTR, from the coding sequence ATGACAAGTAACGATGTAAAAGGAAAAGTAATACTCATAGCCGGGGGCGCGAAAAATCTCGGTGGCTTACTCAGCCGCAACTTCGCTGCTAAAGGTGCTAAATTAGTCATCCACTACAATAGCAAAAGCACGCAATCCGACGCAGAAAAAACATTGGCCGCTGTACAACAGGCCGGCGCCGATGCTGTCCTCGTACAAAGCGACCTCACGGACGTGAAAAATATAAGTGCCCTCTTTGATGCAGGCATAGCAACATTCGGAGGCATCGACATCGCCATTAATACCGTAGGCAAAGTGCTGAAGAAACCTTTCCTGGACACTACCGAAGCAGAATACGACAGCATGAGCGATATCAACGCCAAAGTAGCCTACTTCTTCATCCAGGAAGCAGGCAAAAAGCTCAACGACCATGGCAGGATCTGCACCATCGTCACCTCGCTGCTCGCAGCCTATACCGGTCTGTATTCCACTTACGGAGGCTTAAAAGCACCGGTAGAACATTTTACCAGGGCAGCTTCCAAAGAGTTTGGCGGCCGCCATATCTCCGTGACCGCCGTAGCCCCCGGCCCCATGGATACCCCATTCTTCTATGGCCAGGAAACCGACGATGCCGTCGCCTACCACAAGTCTGCAGCAGCACTGGGAGGCCTTACCAATATCAGGGACATCGCCCCCCTGGTGGAATTTTTAGTGACAGATGGTTGGTGGATCACCGGACAAACCATCTTCGCAAACGGGGGCTATACCACCAGATAA